CACCGTGACTTGCGTGCTGCTGATGAGCGTCGTCACGCGATCCGCCCCATTCCAGCGCACGACCGCGCCGGTCACAAAGTTGGTGCCGGTCAGCGTCAACGTGAATGCGCCGCTGCCCGCTTGGGCCGAACCCGGATTCAAGCTGGTAATCGCGGGCACGGGGTTGGGCGGTTGCGTAATCGTGAAGGTCAACCCATTCGACAACCCGCCGCCCGGCGCGGGATTGAACACCGTGATGACCGCCGAACCGGGCGCGGCCAAATCCGCCGCCGTCACATCAATCGTCAGTCGCGTCGGATTGATAAACGCCGTCAGCCGATCCACGCCGTTCCAGCGCACGGTGGATTGATTCAAAAAACCCGTGCCATTCAACGCCAACGAAAACGCCCCGCTGCCCGCCGCGCGTGAGGCTGGTTCCAAACTGCCCAACACCGGCAGCGGATTCATTTGCACCGCATTGATCGTAAAAACAGCGGCGTTCGACGTGCCGCCGCCCGGCGCAGGATTGAACACCGTCACTTGCGCCGTGCCCGCATTGGCTACGTCAGCGGCGGTAATTGTGGCATTCACCCGCGTGTCGCTGACAAAGGCCGTCGGGCGGTCGCTGCCATTCCAACGCACCACCGCGCCGTTGACGAAATTCGTCCCATTCACGCCCAGCGTGAACGCCCCGCCACCCGCATCCCGATTGGCCGGTTCGAGCGTGGTGATTGTGGGCACGGGATTGGTCTGGGCAAAGGTGATCGTGCCCGCCGTGTAATTGCTGGTGAGGCTGTTGCCATTGGCATCCGACACATCGCGCACCGTCGGATTGTCTACGAAACTGATTGGCGTCGTGCCCGTCGCATTGCCCGCCACGCTAAACGTCACGGTGAACACCTGCCGCACACCCGCCGCAAATTTCTGATCAGTGGGCAAAGCCAAGGTAATGCCTACGCGCCCGCTGCCCGCAAAAACCGGGTTGATAAAAAACGAAGCGCCCGCGCCCACGCCGCTGCCCAACGCGCCGGATTGATAGGTCAGCAACGCCGGATTGAAATTGAGCGTGAAGCCGATGGCATTCTCATCGCCTTGCGAAACCAGTTCGATGGACGCAGTGAGGTTCTGGCCCGCCAGTGCGGTGGCATTGGCCACACGCACTTCGCGGGTGTTTTGCGCAGCGGCGTTGGATGGCAGGTTGCTGACGAACAAGGCAGCCAGCAAGGCGAAACCGATCAATAATAGTTGGGCGGGCAAACGTAGCTTCCAGTTCTGACGCACAGTCACAACTCCTTTCGTGAAGAACACCTGGTTGCGGAGGGGAAAAAATGAAGTATTGAAACCAATTAATCGGGCGCCTGGGCGCTCGGGCCGCTCGGCGGCGGCTGAGTGTAGCGCAGTCTGGCGGGGCTGGGAATGGCAGGCGGAAAACAATGCCGAATCGCGCCGCTCACCTCAGGCAAATGCCGCCACAGCGATTTGATAGCGCGCTGGCAACTTACGCTGGCCGCGCCGCACTTCATCCAACCGATGCAAGGTCTCGGCCGTCAAGTAACTCTCGCCACAGTGGCGGCAAACGATCACCGGCACATCTTCGATGACGAGCATCGCCGCGCCCTTGCCAATCACTTGTGGACGTTTGACGACTTGCGCCGCTGTGTGACCGCAGCTTTCACATAATTGCTTCACAGACTTGTTGATGTTTTTTGCTGACATCATCAGGATGAGCCGCCCCGGCCTTCGCTCACGCTACCAGACGGCGCGGCCCGCTTGATTTTCGGATGCGGTCACCCGCATCGCCGGACGACGCACTGGACTCCCGGTGTACGCTCACGGCAATCGCTTGCCGCAACTCTGACGGTCAGGAGTACTCGAACCGGACACAACACGAAAGCCGATAAAGAGGCCGCGGTTGCCGGGCGTATTATTGTTACGATTGGCCGAGCGGCAGTTCCTTGAATTGTTGTTCCAGGAACCGCCGCGCAGCACCCGGCGGTGGCGTCACCCGCTTTCAGCTCCTCGCAAAAGCGAGAGTGCTGAAAACCTGTCGGCGCAACTGCCACGTATCGCCGTGGGCCAGATGCGCGTTCCAACTTTGCAATGATTGCTTGATCTCATCCCAGCCAGCCAGTCTGTCACGATAAGCCGCCCGCCAGCGGTGAAAGCGCAGTCGCGCGCGTTGCAGGTTCGAGTTACGCACGCGCAGGCGGTCGGGCAAAACGCGAAAGCCAACAAAGCTGACGCCGTGGCGCGTCTCGAACAACTGACTTTTGATGGGGTGAATCTGCAAGCGCAACCCGGCCAGATAATCTTCAATGCGTTGGCGCCCTTCGGCCAGTGCCGCGTGGTCAGCGCCAAACAACGCGAAATCATCCACGTAACGCACGTACTGACGCACGCCCAATTGCTCCCGGACGAAGTGATCCAATCCGTTCAAGTAAACGTTGGCAAAAAACTGGCTGGTCAAATTGCCAATGGGCAACCCGCGCCGCCGCGTGTGCGGCGTGAATAAATCGTCGCCGGGAAAATAACTGAGGGCTTCATCCTGTGGGTTGCTGGCGTCAATGATCGTCTCGATCAGCCAGAGCGTCGCGGCGCATTTCAGCTTGCGCCGGATGACCTCTTTCAAAATGGCGTGGTCAATGCTGGGGAAGTATTGGCGGATGTCGCATTGCAGCACGTAGCGGTTGTTGCGTGCGTATTGCGTGAACCGCCGCAACGCGCGATGTGTGCCGTAACCGACCCGATTGGCATGCGAAGCCCCCAGAAACGTGCGCTCAAAAAGCGGCGCGATCACATTGCACAACGCGTGATGCACAACACGGTCACGATAAGGCGCGGCAGAAATCATCCGCTGCTTTGGCTCGACAATCTGAAACGTCGTGTAAGGGCCGGGGCGGTAAGTCTGGCTTTCAAGCTCAGCCTGTAATTGCAACAGTTCTTCGGCCAGCCGCGCGTTAAAGCGCAGCACGTTCGGTTGATAACGTTTGCCGCGTTGCGCCTGTTGCGCCGCCGCCAGCAGGTTGTTGAAATCAATCACCTGCGGCCACAGGTTGCCGTGTCGTTTCATGATGTTGTTGTTTGATCCAACTGCCCAGACTTTGACCGACCGTGTTGACGAGTTTTGAGAGATGTTGATATTGCCCGCCGTCAATCAGCTTGAATGACAATAGCAAGCGGGCCTGTTGCCGCAAGAGTTCAAGGCGCAAATTGCTTGCCTCGAGTTGCGCCAGTTTCTGTTTGGCATACCGCGCCCGAATCAACTCTTCCAACAGTTCATACAGACTGTTGATGATGCGTTCGCCCAAAGTGAAGCGGTGATCGCGCGGTAAACGATTGAGCAAGGGAACGTACCACAAAATCAAATCACGCGTCTGTTCAATGACCGACAATTCGCCCGGCGGTGTTTTTTTATGCATGCGTCAAAAAATTTCATGTGCGCTTCGCGCACAGTGTAAGAGGGTAAAGAGGGTAAAAGTGCAGAGGGTTACGGAGTCCTCGAACCGGACACAACACGAAAGCCGATAAAGAGGCCGCGGTCGCCGGGCGAATAATTGAAACGAAGGGCCGAGCGGCAGACCCTAGAATAGTAGTACCAGGAACCGCCGCGCAGCACCCGGTACGTCCCATTATCTGGCCCCTTTGGGTCAATTTGGTTTCCCGCAACGTAATCGCCATACCAATCGGCGCACCACTCCCACACATTACCGTGCATATCATAAAGTCCCCAACGATTGGGCGACTTGCTGCCCACCTCGTGCGTGCCATTACCATTCGGCTTTAGAAAGTCGTCATAATACTTTTGCGCATTCCTACCGCTCTTGACCCACTCCTTCAGGCTATCACGTTGAGCCTTGCCACTATTGTCACCATACCAAGCCATCGTCTCCAGATTACCCGCGTAATCACCTGTCGTCTCTGCCCGCGCCGCATATTCCCATTCAGCCTCTGTCGGCAGGCGATAAGTGAAGCCATCGTTGCGTTGATTCAACTTCTGAATAAATTCCTGCGCTTCTTCCCAACTGACAAAGTACATCGGCTGTTTCGGCCCGACATTCGAGAGATTGTAATTCGGATTGGCCTTATCCCTTTGCTGTTGCACCGTCGTCTCCATAACTGCCTGCCATTGCTGTTGCGTGACTTCAAAACGCCCCAGATAAAAAGGCTGGCTGATGGTCACGCGGTGTTGCGGTTTTTCATCTTTGAATAAATCCGCTGTCACCTGGCTGTCAATCAGCTTGTTGGCCTTCACAATGCGCTCAATATCCGCGTCCGTCGAACCCCTCATAAAACTACCCGCTGGAAGGTAGACAAACTCCATCCCCAGATTGTTCTTGCGAATCGTGCCAGCCGCCGGCGCCGGTGCAGGTGTCGGCGTTGGTGTCGGCGTCGCTGGTGGTAAAGGTGTCGGAGTTGGAGTTGGTTTGGGACGAAGCAGTTCGGCTCGCCGGGCACGCGCGGCAGAGGCGAATTCGCCATTCGGGTAATCAGCCAGAAACTTATCGAACATCGCCGGATCGGCGCTGTTTTTGATCGTGTTCCAGATGGCCTTTTCGATAGAAGGCGTCGGCGCGGGTGTAGGCACCGGCGTTGGCTTGGGTGTCGGGCGTGCCGGACGCAGCGTTGGTTTTGGTGTTGGGCGTGGGATCTGCGCACCGGCTGGTGCCAGCCAAATCAGTGAAGCCAGCAAAGAAAACCCCAAAATCAAACGAGCTGTTGTTTGCATAAATTTTCGCCCGGTGTTGGCAACAATGTTAGCGCCAGCGGCGCGGCATCTTTATAGCCTGAGTGCGTCGCTTGCGCCAAGCTGCATAGCAGCGACATCTGACAGATGTCGCTGCTATGCAGCTTGGGATCAAACGTCACGCGAATTCTATAAACATTTGGCTCCGCTGGAGCCGGAGCGCGGGACGGTACCGCGCGTGTGAGCAAGCGGCGCGTCAAACTCGTGCGGCTTGGCTGAATTGCAAAGCCTCCGCTTGCTCACGCGCGCGGTACCGTCCCGGAATTACTGCTAAGGTTTGGCAGCTTTCCGCACCGGGAGCTTGACCGCCAGCGGTTTGTCGCTTGACGGTAATGTCGTCACCCGCGCGCCATCCGCTTGCGCCCCGCGCTGTTTGGCTTGGCGTTCCAGCTCAGCCAGCGCGGACTGTTCCGCTGTAGTCAGTGACCGCAAGCTAGCGGCATCCAGAAAAGCCGGCTTCTTCAATTCCGCCGGCGAAAAGACGAGTGTGAATTCCGCAGTCTGTTTGTCGCCGCTCAACATCAGCGGCCTTTTGGGTGGAAAAATAAACTCCTTCCCCGCCGTCAATCGGTTGCTGCTGCCGGTCACTTCATAAGCGTGCCGATTGGTCAACAGCGTGATCGGGATCGGAGGCTTCTGGTCATCCAACGCCACCAGATAAAGATAGCCATTCTGCTGCGGTTTGAAATGCAGACGGAAGCTGCCATCGGTTGCGTCCTTCTGTTCGTAGCGCAAGACCTCAATCGGTTCGGGTAATGGCGGTGGCTTGGTTGGCTCAACACCCGGCGCAGGAGCTGGTTTGGCTACAAGTTGCGTTTGACCATCACTTGACCGCGCAGCACTCCAAAGCCAATAGCCAACCAGCGCCGCCAACAACAACGCGCCCGCCAGTATTGCCCATCGTTTGCGGCCTTGGCCGGGCGCTGGCGGACTAAGCGGCGGCTGATTTCGTTTGCGCAATTCCTCTTCTTGGCGGCGCTGTATTTCACGTGCGTGGGCTTCGCGCAGTTGGCGGTCATTCTCCTCTTGTTGCTTTCGTTGGGCTTCAGCCAATCGTTGCCGCTCGGCTTGCTCTTGTTGGCGACGAGCGGCCTCTTCGCGTTGCAGGCGTTCCGCGTTGGCGCTTTCGGCGACAGCGCGCAAACGGGCGTCTTCGGCCCTGCGCTGTTCCGCTTGTTGCTGTTTGAGTTTGTGCGCGGCATCCAGCGAACGTTGCTGCGCGCCGTGCTTCAACGCACGCAACAACTCGTCCCAGCCGTCTTCTTCATAAAGAAACACCCAGTTGATTTCACGCAAATTATCAGGAATCTCATCCGCTTCGATGGGTTCCAGCAGCACAGGGATCAAGTAGATGTCATCGCCCAGCATCTGCTGCCATAGGTCTAACGCCATTTTGATTTCGTATTGAACAAAGCCGCGTTTTTTGACCGTGTGGTTCGAGAGGCAGAGCACGAAGAAATCCGTTTTCCGAATGGCCTCCTCAATCGCGGGCCGCCAGCGTTGGCCGGGCACCAAATCAACCTTGTCCATCCAGGGCGTGAAGCCCGCGCCGGCGAGCCGTTGGCGCAGTTCGCTGACAGGCTTGAAATCTTCGCGGGCATAGCTGATGAAAATCTGAGTCATAGGGGGTGATGCTGATTTTGCCGGTTGCGGTCTGGTGTTGAGCTTGCGAGCACAATCAAGCAACCGATTTTTCCACAAAGGCACACGCAGCAGACACAAAAGGAAAGCGGCAAGCTCCTCTTTCTTTCTCTCTTCGTGCGTCTTCGTGTGGCTTCGTGGGAGAAAGATGGTTTGCTTGAAATCCCTTTAGCGCAGGTATTGTTTTTCAATCGCCATAATTTTGGCAACCCTTTTGCCGTGGCGCGCCTCGCCTTCGGGCGTATTCAGCCAAGCTTGAACGATGGCGCGCAGTTGTTCCGGCGTTTGCAGCTTGCCGCCCAGCGTCAGCACGTTGGCGTAATTGTGCTCGCGGCTGTTGCGCGCGCTGACTTCGTCATAACAGAGCGCGGCACGCACGTCGGGCACTTTATTCGCGGCCATACATGAGCCGATGCCCGCGCCGTCCACGATGATGCCCACATCGCACACGCCATCGGCCACGGCGCGCGCGACGGCGTGGGCAAGGTCGGGGTAATCCACAGCCTCGGTCGAATGCGTGCCGAAGTCGCGCGTGCTGTAACCGAGTTCAGCCAGAAAAGTTTTCAGCGCCTCTTTCATTTCATAACCGCCGTGATCGGCGCCGAGCGCGATGATGCGTTGTTTATCGGCGCGGCTGGATTGGGCGCGATAGCGGATTTCGATGGCGCGTTCCCGCAACACATCTTGCGCGGCGGGGGTGATGATGGCGTCGGCGCGGACGAGCAGTTTGCCGCCGTTGGGAAGATCGAGCACATCGCTTTCGGTGATGACGTGCTTGACCGATTCGTCAATTACATCGGCGGCAACTGGCGGTGCTTGGCCGCCGATCTGTTCGGTGAGGGCGGCGCGGACGAGTTGTTGAATATCTTCGCGGTTCATTTCACCTCAGTGCCATCAGCGATTCCGAGCTTTTGCCGTAGTCGCAAGTTTTCCCGCCGCACGAGCAAAAGTTGGCGTTCTGTTTCCTCACTCTCACGTTCCTGTCGAGCTTCTATCTGCGCCAGCGTCGCCCAGATACGATCCATCCCTTCGCGGAAACGCCGGTTGTGTTGTTCGCTCTCCAATTCGCGTTGTGGACGTTCAGCCTCCATGCGATCCATCAATACCATACAGTCATCAAGTATGGTTTCAAGCTGGCGCGCTTCGGCGTCGGGAATTTCAATGGTCATCTTCAAACTCCTTTCACATTCAGCCTACAGCCAATCCGGCTCTTCCGAAAAGAACTGCTTGATCCCGCGCATCGCTTGCGCCGTGCGTTGTTCATTTTCGATCAAGGCAAAGCGCACATAAGCATCGCCTGCCTGCCCAAAACCAATCCCTGGCGAAACAGCCACGCCCGCGCGCTGGATCATCTGTTTGGCGAATTCGAGCGAACCGGCTTTGGCGAACTGTTCTGGAATTTTCGCCCAGACGAACATCGTGCCTTTGGGCGCGGGCACATCCCAGCCAAGCGCAGCCAGGCCGCGAATCAGGGCATCGCGGCGCGTGCGATAGACCTCGGTAATCTCCGGCACTACGTCATCGCAATCGCGCAAGGCAATGATCGAGGCGATTTGAATCGGCTGGAACATGCCGTAATCCAGATAGCTCTTGATGCGCGTCAACGCATAGACGACCTGCGGATTGCCGACGCAAAAGCCCACGCGCCAGCCGGCCATCGAGTAGCTTTTCGACATTGAGAACATTTCGACCGCGATGTCCTTTGCGCCTTTGACTTGCATGATGCTGGGCGCTTGATAGCCGTCGAAACACAGATCGGCGTAGGCGAAATCGTGAATCACCAGATAGCCGCGCTCTTTGGCGAGGGCGACAACTTCCTCAAAAAAGCTCAGCTCCACGCATTGCGTCGTCGGGTTGTGCGGGAACGAGAGCACCAGAATTTTGGGCTGCTGCGCGCGCGGGTATTCCAACTGGCGCAAGGCTTCGAGCGTCGCTTGCGGGCCTTCGTTGATGGGCAACTTGACGATTTCGCAACCGGCAATCGTCGCGGCGAACGAATGAATCGGATAGCTGGGGTCGGGCACGATCACTTTGTCGCCGGGTTCGACGAGCGCCATCACCAGATGCGAAAAGCCTTCTTTGGCGCCGATGGTGGCGATGGCTTCGGTTTCGGGATCAATGGCGACACCGAAGCGGCGTTCGTACCAGCGCGAGATTTCGAGCCGCAAATTCGGGATGCCTTTGGATTGGGAATAGCGATGGTTGCGCGGGTTGCGCGCGGCTTCGCACAGCTTGTCCACGATGGCGTCGGGCGTGGGCAGATCGGGATTGCCCATGCCCATGTCAATGATGTCTTCCCCACGATGCCGCGCTTCCATCTTCAACTGGTTGATGACCGCGAAGACGTAAGGGGGCAATTTTTCGATGAGGGGAAACCGGTAATTCATAAACGTCGGTACCTGCTTTCTACTTGATGGTAATTATTCGTGTCAGTAGCCCGCGCGTGAGCAAGGGCTCAACTGGTGAAGAAAAAGCCCTTGCTCACGCGCGGGCTACTGACACGAGCGAATTCAGTGAATTGACAGTTCAAAGGCGCGGCTCTTATAGTGCCGCTCGCCTTTCTGTTTCATTCTTTCAAACAAATTGTTATTGCCTGGTGTACAGCGGACTGCCAGTCCGCTGTGGTTTCGGCCAGTGTACAACTAGCCGAGCTTGCCAGCGGACTGACAGTCCGCTGTACATTTTTTCGAGGAGCTATTGCGAATGTCACCTACATCCGCCACGTCGGAATTCAACAACCCCAAGATCGAAGTCATGATCACGGCTGATGAAATTCAGCAGAAGATCAAAGAGATCGGCGCGGCGATTGCCCGCGATTATGCGGGCCGCAAACCCGAACTGATTTGCGTGCTCAAGGGCGCGCTCGTGTTTATGAGCGATTTGATTCGCGCCATTGACCTGGAACTCAGCCTGGATTTCATCGCCGTCTCCAGTTACGGCAAAGGCGTCAGCACAACCGGCGAAGTCCGCATCATCAAAGACCTGGACGAACCGCTGGCCGGGCGCGACATCATCCTGGTCGAAGACATCCTCGACACCGGTTTGACATTGAATTATCTGGTCAACAGTTTTCGCGCGCGTGGAGCAACCTCGGTCAAGATCGTTACCTTACTCAACAAACCAGAAAGGCGCAAGGCACAGGTAAATGCCGATTACATCGGCTTCACCATCCCCGATAAATTCGTGGTTGGCTACGGCCTGGACTTCGCCGAACGCTATCGCAACCTGCCTTATATCGGCGTGGTCAAGGAATCGTGATGGCAGCATTGACGGGCAAAATCGCGCTCATCACCGGCGCGAGCAGCGGCATCGGCAAAGGTATCGCAGAGGCGTTTGCGGCGGCTGGCGCGCAGTTGGTGCTGACGGCGCGGCGGGCTGAGTTATTGACGCAACTCGCCGAAACACTGCCGACTGAAGTGCTGGCGCTGCCCGCTGATGTGACTGACGAAACGCAGGTGCAGGCTGTCTTCCAGCAAACGGTGCAACGCTTCGGGCGGCTGGATATTCTGGTCAATAACGCGGGCGTTTTTGACGGCGGGCCATTGGATGAATTGTCGCTGGCGACCTGGGAAAAGGTGATGGCGGTCAATTTGCGCGGCCCGTTTCTCTGCACGCGCGAAGCCTTGCGCCTGATGAAACCGCAAGGCAGCGGCCGCATCATCAACATCGGCTCGATCTCGGCTCAACGAGTGCGACCTAACTCCGCGCCTTACAGCACCAGCAAATTCGGCCTCGCAGGTTTGACGCAAGTCACCGCGCTCGAAGGCCGCAGCTTTGGCATCACCTGCGGCTGCATTCATCCCGGCAACACTGCGGTCGAAACGCTTGCCGATGCGCAACGACGCGCGCACGAACCCGTGATGCAAATCGCCGAATGGGCGCAAGTCGCCGTGACGATGGCGGCGCTGCCCGCCCACGTGAATCTATTGGAAGCCATCGTGCTGCCGCGCGAGCAGCCTTATCTGGGGCGCGGCTAGGGCGCGGATCAATCCATTCCATGTCTTCTCGCTTCGCCAAAGGGAACGGCAATCAGACAATGCGTCACTTCTGTATCAGCGCCACGCGGCGGCTCGTGCTGGCCTTACTGGTTTGCGGCTGCACCTATCCCGCCCTCGCACAAAGCTGGACGATCACGCTCGAAGAACTCACCGGCATTTACCGCCGCGACAATGAAGTCGTGAGCGCGCGCTTGAGCTTTGCCGCGGGCGCAGCACGCGCTGAGGCCTTGCGCGTCATTGCGCCCACTGGCCGCGTAGTGCGTTCACAACTCGCGGCGGTCGAAACGCATGCCGACGGCTCACTGAAAGCCGCTGAATTGCTCTTCCCTGCCGCGCTGATTCCCGGCGAACGCCCACAGTACCGCTTGCTGGCCGATGCGCAGCTCAAACTACCTATAAACGATTCTTCCATTGTCGCCCGGCGCGTCGGCAGTTCGCGTTTTGAGCTGGCGAATGAACGCTTTGGCGTGTTGTTGAATCTGGGGTTGGAAGGCACCGAACCTGCGCTCGTCGCGGCCTTCAACAAAACGGCGGGCGAGCAGCGCATGCTCAATCTGATAGACACGACGCCAGAGGTGAAAGACACGCCTGCCAGCGGCAAAGCGGGCGCGGGCTTCGGTTCATTCCTAGCCGGGCAGCAACGAGCAGGCGCATTTGAGCAAGTCGAGATTCTCGAAGCCGGGCCATTGCGTGCGCGCGTGCGCTTGCTGGGCGCGCGGCTCGGCGCACAACGGGAAACGTGGGAATTCGTCTGGCTGGCGGGCAGCCCTGTGTTGCAATGGCGCGCGTGGCTGGATGGCGGCACGGGCGCGAATTACGGATTCTTTTTCAATGCCGTTTCGGCTACGCCCAACTTGCCGTTTGATCGTTGGATGGAAGGTTCCGAAGCGATCAAATTCCCTGACGGCTGGGAGACCGACAATCCGCCCGATCATCTGGTCAGGACGCAAGGCGCGCGGGATTTCGACGATCTGCCGGGCCGCCATTTCGTGTTTTATCAGCGCGCGGAAAATTACGGCGCGCTCGGCATCTTTGAAACCGATCCGACGCTGGCCTGGCGCGGTATCGGTGCCAATCAGT
The Acidobacteriota bacterium genome window above contains:
- a CDS encoding YgiT-type zinc finger protein; this translates as MSAKNINKSVKQLCESCGHTAAQVVKRPQVIGKGAAMLVIEDVPVIVCRHCGESYLTAETLHRLDEVRRGQRKLPARYQIAVAAFA
- a CDS encoding RNA-directed DNA polymerase, producing MKRHGNLWPQVIDFNNLLAAAQQAQRGKRYQPNVLRFNARLAEELLQLQAELESQTYRPGPYTTFQIVEPKQRMISAAPYRDRVVHHALCNVIAPLFERTFLGASHANRVGYGTHRALRRFTQYARNNRYVLQCDIRQYFPSIDHAILKEVIRRKLKCAATLWLIETIIDASNPQDEALSYFPGDDLFTPHTRRRGLPIGNLTSQFFANVYLNGLDHFVREQLGVRQYVRYVDDFALFGADHAALAEGRQRIEDYLAGLRLQIHPIKSQLFETRHGVSFVGFRVLPDRLRVRNSNLQRARLRFHRWRAAYRDRLAGWDEIKQSLQSWNAHLAHGDTWQLRRQVFSTLAFARS
- the avd gene encoding diversity-generating retroelement protein Avd, whose product is MHKKTPPGELSVIEQTRDLILWYVPLLNRLPRDHRFTLGERIINSLYELLEELIRARYAKQKLAQLEASNLRLELLRQQARLLLSFKLIDGGQYQHLSKLVNTVGQSLGSWIKQQHHETTRQPVAAGD
- a CDS encoding formylglycine-generating enzyme family protein, translated to MQTTARLILGFSLLASLIWLAPAGAQIPRPTPKPTLRPARPTPKPTPVPTPAPTPSIEKAIWNTIKNSADPAMFDKFLADYPNGEFASAARARRAELLRPKPTPTPTPLPPATPTPTPTPAPAPAAGTIRKNNLGMEFVYLPAGSFMRGSTDADIERIVKANKLIDSQVTADLFKDEKPQHRVTISQPFYLGRFEVTQQQWQAVMETTVQQQRDKANPNYNLSNVGPKQPMYFVSWEEAQEFIQKLNQRNDGFTYRLPTEAEWEYAARAETTGDYAGNLETMAWYGDNSGKAQRDSLKEWVKSGRNAQKYYDDFLKPNGNGTHEVGSKSPNRWGLYDMHGNVWEWCADWYGDYVAGNQIDPKGPDNGTYRVLRGGSWYYYSRVCRSALRFNYSPGDRGLFIGFRVVSGSRTP
- a CDS encoding TIR domain-containing protein; its protein translation is MTQIFISYAREDFKPVSELRQRLAGAGFTPWMDKVDLVPGQRWRPAIEEAIRKTDFFVLCLSNHTVKKRGFVQYEIKMALDLWQQMLGDDIYLIPVLLEPIEADEIPDNLREINWVFLYEEDGWDELLRALKHGAQQRSLDAAHKLKQQQAEQRRAEDARLRAVAESANAERLQREEAARRQQEQAERQRLAEAQRKQQEENDRQLREAHAREIQRRQEEELRKRNQPPLSPPAPGQGRKRWAILAGALLLAALVGYWLWSAARSSDGQTQLVAKPAPAPGVEPTKPPPLPEPIEVLRYEQKDATDGSFRLHFKPQQNGYLYLVALDDQKPPIPITLLTNRHAYEVTGSSNRLTAGKEFIFPPKRPLMLSGDKQTAEFTLVFSPAELKKPAFLDAASLRSLTTAEQSALAELERQAKQRGAQADGARVTTLPSSDKPLAVKLPVRKAAKP
- the rpiB gene encoding ribose 5-phosphate isomerase B; the protein is MNREDIQQLVRAALTEQIGGQAPPVAADVIDESVKHVITESDVLDLPNGGKLLVRADAIITPAAQDVLRERAIEIRYRAQSSRADKQRIIALGADHGGYEMKEALKTFLAELGYSTRDFGTHSTEAVDYPDLAHAVARAVADGVCDVGIIVDGAGIGSCMAANKVPDVRAALCYDEVSARNSREHNYANVLTLGGKLQTPEQLRAIVQAWLNTPEGEARHGKRVAKIMAIEKQYLR
- a CDS encoding aminotransferase class I/II-fold pyridoxal phosphate-dependent enzyme, which codes for MNYRFPLIEKLPPYVFAVINQLKMEARHRGEDIIDMGMGNPDLPTPDAIVDKLCEAARNPRNHRYSQSKGIPNLRLEISRWYERRFGVAIDPETEAIATIGAKEGFSHLVMALVEPGDKVIVPDPSYPIHSFAATIAGCEIVKLPINEGPQATLEALRQLEYPRAQQPKILVLSFPHNPTTQCVELSFFEEVVALAKERGYLVIHDFAYADLCFDGYQAPSIMQVKGAKDIAVEMFSMSKSYSMAGWRVGFCVGNPQVVYALTRIKSYLDYGMFQPIQIASIIALRDCDDVVPEITEVYRTRRDALIRGLAALGWDVPAPKGTMFVWAKIPEQFAKAGSLEFAKQMIQRAGVAVSPGIGFGQAGDAYVRFALIENEQRTAQAMRGIKQFFSEEPDWL
- the hpt gene encoding hypoxanthine phosphoribosyltransferase; the protein is MSPTSATSEFNNPKIEVMITADEIQQKIKEIGAAIARDYAGRKPELICVLKGALVFMSDLIRAIDLELSLDFIAVSSYGKGVSTTGEVRIIKDLDEPLAGRDIILVEDILDTGLTLNYLVNSFRARGATSVKIVTLLNKPERRKAQVNADYIGFTIPDKFVVGYGLDFAERYRNLPYIGVVKES
- a CDS encoding SDR family oxidoreductase codes for the protein MAALTGKIALITGASSGIGKGIAEAFAAAGAQLVLTARRAELLTQLAETLPTEVLALPADVTDETQVQAVFQQTVQRFGRLDILVNNAGVFDGGPLDELSLATWEKVMAVNLRGPFLCTREALRLMKPQGSGRIINIGSISAQRVRPNSAPYSTSKFGLAGLTQVTALEGRSFGITCGCIHPGNTAVETLADAQRRAHEPVMQIAEWAQVAVTMAALPAHVNLLEAIVLPREQPYLGRG